From Apis mellifera strain DH4 linkage group LG5, Amel_HAv3.1, whole genome shotgun sequence, the proteins below share one genomic window:
- the LOC551890 gene encoding probable serine incorporator isoform X2 has product MGLICSTAQLACLCGSTACSFCCSQCPTCRNSTSTRIMYALLLMLGTIAACITLAPGLQDALKKVPFCSNSSNYVVSKFTVDCESAVGYLAVYRICFIIALYFFLMSIIMIRVRSSRDPRAPIQNGFWAIKYLLIIGGIIGAFFIPEKSFGTTWMYFGMIGGFLFIIIQLILIVDFAHSWANAWVGNYEETESKGWYAALLGATLFNYIVSITGIVLLFIYFTHANSCDLNKFFISFNLILCVIASIISTLPNVQEYNPRSGLLQSSVVSLYVVYLTWSGISNNPDHECNPGFLEIILNDADSRNRVAFDKESIIGLIIWFSCVLYSSLSTASKSSKITMSENILVKDNGAVRNAGDQNLIDNEEGRNADSESGNEAKVWDNEEDSVAYNWSFFHLMFALATLYVMMTLTNWYQPNSNLDTLNANTASMWVKIISSWMCLGLYIWSLIAPAVLPNRDFS; this is encoded by the exons ATGGGTCTTATTTGTTCCACAGCACag CTTGCTTGCCTTTGTGGGAGCACAGCTTGCAGTTTCTGTTGTTCTCAATGCCCAACATGTCGCAACAGTACAAGTACTCGTATTATGtatgcattattattaatgctaGGAACAATTGCTGCTTGCATTACATTGGCTCCTGGTTTACAGGATGCACTTAAAAag GTTCCATTTTGTAGCAATAGCTCGAATTATGTGGTATCAAAATTCACTGTTGATTGTGAATCTGCTGTTGGTTACTTAGCAGTATAtagaatatgttttattatagctctttattttttcttaatgtcAATCATAATGATAAGAGTAAGAAGTTCCAGAGATCCTCGAGCTCCTATACAAAATGg aTTTTGGgctattaaatatcttttaataattggtGGAATAATTGGTGCTTTCTTTATTCCTGAAAAATCATTTGGAACAACATGGATGTATTTTGGAATGATAGGtggttttctttttattattattcaattaattcttattgttGATTTTGCCCATTCCTGGGCAAATGCTTGGGTAGGAAATTATGAAGAAACTGAATCAAAAGGAtg GTATGCTGCACTTTTAGGAgcaacattatttaattatattgtttctatTACTGGAattgttttactttttatatattttacacat GCCAATAGTTGtgatttgaacaaatttttcatatctttcaATCTGATTTTGTGTGTGATTGCTAGTATTATATCAACTCTTCCAAATGTACAAGAATATAATCCTCGATCTGGTCTTCTTCAATCATCTGTTGTATCATTGTATGTAGTTTATTTAACTTGGAGtggaatttcaaataatccag ATCATGAATGCAATCCtggatttttagaaataattttaaatgatgctGATTCACGAAATCGTGTTGCTTTTGACAAAGAAAGTATTATTGGTTTAATTATTTGGTTTAGTTGTGTACTATATAGTTCTTTAAGTACTGCATCTAAATCATCAAAGATTACAATGTCTGAAAACATTTTAGTTAAGGATAATGGAGCTG TCAGGAATGCAGGAGACCAGAATCTTATCGACAATGAAG AAGGTCGCAATGCTGATTCAGAAAGTGGAAATGAAGCTAAAGTTTGGGATAATGAAGAAGATTCTGTAGCTTACAACTGGAGTTTCTTTCATCTAATGTTTGCTCTTGCTACTTTATATGTTATGATGACACTTACTAATTGGTATca accAAATTCCAATTTGGATACATTGAATGCCAATACTGCTTCAATGTGggtgaaaataatatcttcttgGATGTGCTTAGGATTATATATTTGGTCATTAATAGCTCCAGCAGTATTACCAAATCGAGatttctcttaa
- the LOC551890 gene encoding probable serine incorporator isoform X3, with amino-acid sequence MGLICSTAQLACLCGSTACSFCCSQCPTCRNSTSTRIMYALLLMLGTIAACITLAPGLQDALKKVPFCSNSSNYVVSKFTVDCESAVGYLAVYRICFIIALYFFLMSIIMIRVRSSRDPRAPIQNGFWAIKYLLIIGGIIGAFFIPEKSFGTTWMYFGMIGGFLFIIIQLILIVDFAHSWANAWVGNYEETESKGWYAALLGATLFNYIVSITGIVLLFIYFTHANSCDLNKFFISFNLILCVIASIISTLPNVQEYNPRSGLLQSSVVSLYVVYLTWSGISNNPDHECNPGFLEIILNDADSRNRVAFDKESIIGLIIWFSCVLYSSLSTASKSSKITMSENILVKDNGADYTPVEGRNADSESGNEAKVWDNEEDSVAYNWSFFHLMFALATLYVMMTLTNWYQPNSNLDTLNANTASMWVKIISSWMCLGLYIWSLIAPAVLPNRDFS; translated from the exons ATGGGTCTTATTTGTTCCACAGCACag CTTGCTTGCCTTTGTGGGAGCACAGCTTGCAGTTTCTGTTGTTCTCAATGCCCAACATGTCGCAACAGTACAAGTACTCGTATTATGtatgcattattattaatgctaGGAACAATTGCTGCTTGCATTACATTGGCTCCTGGTTTACAGGATGCACTTAAAAag GTTCCATTTTGTAGCAATAGCTCGAATTATGTGGTATCAAAATTCACTGTTGATTGTGAATCTGCTGTTGGTTACTTAGCAGTATAtagaatatgttttattatagctctttattttttcttaatgtcAATCATAATGATAAGAGTAAGAAGTTCCAGAGATCCTCGAGCTCCTATACAAAATGg aTTTTGGgctattaaatatcttttaataattggtGGAATAATTGGTGCTTTCTTTATTCCTGAAAAATCATTTGGAACAACATGGATGTATTTTGGAATGATAGGtggttttctttttattattattcaattaattcttattgttGATTTTGCCCATTCCTGGGCAAATGCTTGGGTAGGAAATTATGAAGAAACTGAATCAAAAGGAtg GTATGCTGCACTTTTAGGAgcaacattatttaattatattgtttctatTACTGGAattgttttactttttatatattttacacat GCCAATAGTTGtgatttgaacaaatttttcatatctttcaATCTGATTTTGTGTGTGATTGCTAGTATTATATCAACTCTTCCAAATGTACAAGAATATAATCCTCGATCTGGTCTTCTTCAATCATCTGTTGTATCATTGTATGTAGTTTATTTAACTTGGAGtggaatttcaaataatccag ATCATGAATGCAATCCtggatttttagaaataattttaaatgatgctGATTCACGAAATCGTGTTGCTTTTGACAAAGAAAGTATTATTGGTTTAATTATTTGGTTTAGTTGTGTACTATATAGTTCTTTAAGTACTGCATCTAAATCATCAAAGATTACAATGTCTGAAAACATTTTAGTTAAGGATAATGGAGCTG ATTATACTCCGGTAGAAGGTCGCAATGCTGATTCAGAAAGTGGAAATGAAGCTAAAGTTTGGGATAATGAAGAAGATTCTGTAGCTTACAACTGGAGTTTCTTTCATCTAATGTTTGCTCTTGCTACTTTATATGTTATGATGACACTTACTAATTGGTATca accAAATTCCAATTTGGATACATTGAATGCCAATACTGCTTCAATGTGggtgaaaataatatcttcttgGATGTGCTTAGGATTATATATTTGGTCATTAATAGCTCCAGCAGTATTACCAAATCGAGatttctcttaa
- the LOC551890 gene encoding probable serine incorporator isoform X1, producing the protein MGLICSTAQLACLCGSTACSFCCSQCPTCRNSTSTRIMYALLLMLGTIAACITLAPGLQDALKKVPFCSNSSNYVVSKFTVDCESAVGYLAVYRICFIIALYFFLMSIIMIRVRSSRDPRAPIQNGFWAIKYLLIIGGIIGAFFIPEKSFGTTWMYFGMIGGFLFIIIQLILIVDFAHSWANAWVGNYEETESKGWYAALLGATLFNYIVSITGIVLLFIYFTHANSCDLNKFFISFNLILCVIASIISTLPNVQEYNPRSGLLQSSVVSLYVVYLTWSGISNNPDHECNPGFLEIILNDADSRNRVAFDKESIIGLIIWFSCVLYSSLSTASKSSKITMSENILVKDNGAVRNAGDQNLIDNEDYTPVEGRNADSESGNEAKVWDNEEDSVAYNWSFFHLMFALATLYVMMTLTNWYQPNSNLDTLNANTASMWVKIISSWMCLGLYIWSLIAPAVLPNRDFS; encoded by the exons ATGGGTCTTATTTGTTCCACAGCACag CTTGCTTGCCTTTGTGGGAGCACAGCTTGCAGTTTCTGTTGTTCTCAATGCCCAACATGTCGCAACAGTACAAGTACTCGTATTATGtatgcattattattaatgctaGGAACAATTGCTGCTTGCATTACATTGGCTCCTGGTTTACAGGATGCACTTAAAAag GTTCCATTTTGTAGCAATAGCTCGAATTATGTGGTATCAAAATTCACTGTTGATTGTGAATCTGCTGTTGGTTACTTAGCAGTATAtagaatatgttttattatagctctttattttttcttaatgtcAATCATAATGATAAGAGTAAGAAGTTCCAGAGATCCTCGAGCTCCTATACAAAATGg aTTTTGGgctattaaatatcttttaataattggtGGAATAATTGGTGCTTTCTTTATTCCTGAAAAATCATTTGGAACAACATGGATGTATTTTGGAATGATAGGtggttttctttttattattattcaattaattcttattgttGATTTTGCCCATTCCTGGGCAAATGCTTGGGTAGGAAATTATGAAGAAACTGAATCAAAAGGAtg GTATGCTGCACTTTTAGGAgcaacattatttaattatattgtttctatTACTGGAattgttttactttttatatattttacacat GCCAATAGTTGtgatttgaacaaatttttcatatctttcaATCTGATTTTGTGTGTGATTGCTAGTATTATATCAACTCTTCCAAATGTACAAGAATATAATCCTCGATCTGGTCTTCTTCAATCATCTGTTGTATCATTGTATGTAGTTTATTTAACTTGGAGtggaatttcaaataatccag ATCATGAATGCAATCCtggatttttagaaataattttaaatgatgctGATTCACGAAATCGTGTTGCTTTTGACAAAGAAAGTATTATTGGTTTAATTATTTGGTTTAGTTGTGTACTATATAGTTCTTTAAGTACTGCATCTAAATCATCAAAGATTACAATGTCTGAAAACATTTTAGTTAAGGATAATGGAGCTG TCAGGAATGCAGGAGACCAGAATCTTATCGACAATGAAG ATTATACTCCGGTAGAAGGTCGCAATGCTGATTCAGAAAGTGGAAATGAAGCTAAAGTTTGGGATAATGAAGAAGATTCTGTAGCTTACAACTGGAGTTTCTTTCATCTAATGTTTGCTCTTGCTACTTTATATGTTATGATGACACTTACTAATTGGTATca accAAATTCCAATTTGGATACATTGAATGCCAATACTGCTTCAATGTGggtgaaaataatatcttcttgGATGTGCTTAGGATTATATATTTGGTCATTAATAGCTCCAGCAGTATTACCAAATCGAGatttctcttaa
- the LOC100578733 gene encoding nose resistant to fluoxetine protein 6 isoform X1 — translation MGIFVRIWTIVFLVKLSYAGKSVDVLTSNNLNTLEEEEILLVLSRNKTISANNFTLIELIENQRNHTIETSKDTLRTEKLDDPHTNSFYNDFSEEIDREAKRLLQILPAYNPGVGRVSPQCKRHSEIFHRELAKFTLWALKMYDATAKIPSGLLNGNINQFGDFDECIGIQGSEGIQGQYCLAYLHLKIDESRIDLKHLHRLVHSHYAFKSNITDAGHRLPRYSIVNWAVCTPASCNFKDVETSLHDILTRYTSQTGLKITVKVNKEMCQVKRKSIPNETMFVSLFFMAIFALTIIAACYDHYKIPTSELLLSFSLKRNFKKLISLERGQNDIATLHGVRAINAMMLVLAHKSMALFFNPYSNRTEMSEYLGKPWTVIGRAASLYTDPFIMLSGLLTSYSFIEKLKKNGNLNIKDEYLSRLIRIVPPLATLILLCTYVLPYFGSGPQWNLVVTEHANICKRTWWRNFLFIHNYFGFESMCLTHTHHLGIDTQLFILSPLMILFLYKKPKTGTVFLIICALLSTALRYFVTYYKKLNNYVFFGTSIKQLYDTANYSYILPSHRLTVYIIGIFIGYLLRYLPKDYKMNKITLYVGWILCTIMFCCAFFGPAHMGSINYIYNPIDAAMYNAFAPIGWCAIFAWVIVMHHTGNTNGWFGKFLAWKGFLITTKLSYAIYLTQFPIFFYNVGSIRSAEHFEFFSMQFNLHELLWIIMLSITLTLLIDTPFQNIKNYLMRKSSKTTKLLKMQ, via the exons atggGAATATTCGTGAGAATATGGACGATAGTTTTTCTGGTGAAACTGTCGTACGCCGGAAAATCGGTGGACGTGTTGACATCTAACAATTTGAACACcctggaagaggaggaaattcTTCTGGTACTGTCCCGAAATAAAACCATATCCGCGAACAATTTCACGCTGATCGAGCTGATCGAGAACCAAAGGAATCACACGATCGAGACGAGCAAGGACACGTTGCGGACGGAAAAGCTGGACGATCCACACACTAATTCTTTCTACA ATGATTTCTCCGAGGAAATCGATCGGGAAGCAAAGAGATTGTTACAAATCCTTCCAGCTTACAATCCCGGTGTTGGACGAGTGAGCCCTCAATGCAAAAGGCATTCCGAAATTTTTCATAGGGAACTCGCCAAATTCACTTTATGGGCtcttaaaa TGTACGATGCAACGGCAAAAATACCATCCGGACTCCTGAACGGAAATATCAATCAGTTTGGCGACTTCGACGAATGTATCGGAATACAGGGAAGCGAAGGAATTCAAGGACAATATTGTTTGGCGTATCTCCACTTGAAAATCGACGAATCACGAATAGATTTGAAGCATCTTCATCGGTTGGTGCATTCGCATTACGCTTTCAAAAGCAATATTACCGAT GCTGGACATCGACTACCTCGATATAGTATAGTAAATTGGGCAGTTTGTACACCAGCATCGTGTAATTTTAAAGATGTTGAAACATCTCTTCATGATATTCTTACACGATATACTTCTCAAACTGGTCTAAAGATTACAGTAAAAGTGAATAAAGAAATGTGtcaagtaaaaagaaaatctatacCAAATGAAACTATGTTTGTTag TTTATTTTTCATGGCTATATTTGCATTAACAATCATAGCAGCATGTTatgatcattataaaataccaACAAGTGAActacttttatcattttctttgaaaCGAAACTTTAAAAAGCTTATATCACTAGAACGAGGACAAAATGATATAGCTACACTTCATGGTGTAAGAGCTATAAATGCTATGATGTTGGTTTTAGCGCATAAAAGCAtggctcttttttttaatccttattCAAATAGAACAGAAATGAGCGAA tatcTTGGTAAACCATGGACTGTCATAGGAAGAGCTGCTAGTCTTTATACGGATCCATTTATAATGCTTTCTGGTCTATTAACGtcatattcttttattgaaaaattaaaaaaaaatggcaatttaaatattaaagatgaaTATTTGTCTCGTCTAATTAG aatagtaCCACCTTTAGCAACTCTGATATTGTTGTGCACTTATGTATTACCTTATTTTGGTTCTGGACCACAATGGAACTTGGTGGTAACTGAACatgcaaatatttgtaaaagaacatggtggagaaattttttatttatccataaTTATTTTGGTTTTGAGTCTAtg tgtCTCACACATACTCATCACCTAGGTATAGATactcaattatttattctttcaccTTTAATGATACTTTTCCTTTATAAGAAGCCAAAGACTGGAActgtttttcttattatatgtGCTTTACTTTCAACAGCACTTCGATATTTTGTTacttattataagaaattaaataattatgttttttttggTACATc aataaaacaattatatgatactgcaaattattcatatattctacCATCACATAGACTGACTGTTTATATAATAGGAATTTTCATAggttatttattaagatatttaccTAAAGATTATAAGatgaataaa ataactCTATATGTAGGTTGGATTTTATGTACAATAATGTTTTGTTGTGCATTTTTTGGACCTGCACATATGggatctataaattatatatataatccgaTAGATGCAGCAATGTATAATGCATTTGCTCCTATTGGTTGGTGTGCAATTTTTGCATGGGTAATTGTGATGCATCATACTGGAAATACAaatg gttGGTTTGGTAAATTTTTAGCATGGAAAGGTTTTCTAATCACTACAAAATTGAgttatgcaatatatttaacaCAGTTTCCAATATTCTTTTACAATGTTGGAAGCATTCGAAGTGCTGAGCATTTTGAATTCTTTAGCATGCAA tTCAATTTACATGAACTTTTGTGGATTATTATGTTGTCAATAACTCTCACTTTACTAATTGATACaccatttcaaaatattaaaaattatttaatgagaaaatcttcaaaaacaacgaaattgttaaaaatgcaataa
- the LOC100578733 gene encoding nose resistant to fluoxetine protein 6 isoform X2 produces MYDATAKIPSGLLNGNINQFGDFDECIGIQGSEGIQGQYCLAYLHLKIDESRIDLKHLHRLVHSHYAFKSNITDAGHRLPRYSIVNWAVCTPASCNFKDVETSLHDILTRYTSQTGLKITVKVNKEMCQVKRKSIPNETMFVSLFFMAIFALTIIAACYDHYKIPTSELLLSFSLKRNFKKLISLERGQNDIATLHGVRAINAMMLVLAHKSMALFFNPYSNRTEMSEYLGKPWTVIGRAASLYTDPFIMLSGLLTSYSFIEKLKKNGNLNIKDEYLSRLIRIVPPLATLILLCTYVLPYFGSGPQWNLVVTEHANICKRTWWRNFLFIHNYFGFESMCLTHTHHLGIDTQLFILSPLMILFLYKKPKTGTVFLIICALLSTALRYFVTYYKKLNNYVFFGTSIKQLYDTANYSYILPSHRLTVYIIGIFIGYLLRYLPKDYKMNKITLYVGWILCTIMFCCAFFGPAHMGSINYIYNPIDAAMYNAFAPIGWCAIFAWVIVMHHTGNTNGWFGKFLAWKGFLITTKLSYAIYLTQFPIFFYNVGSIRSAEHFEFFSMQFNLHELLWIIMLSITLTLLIDTPFQNIKNYLMRKSSKTTKLLKMQ; encoded by the exons a TGTACGATGCAACGGCAAAAATACCATCCGGACTCCTGAACGGAAATATCAATCAGTTTGGCGACTTCGACGAATGTATCGGAATACAGGGAAGCGAAGGAATTCAAGGACAATATTGTTTGGCGTATCTCCACTTGAAAATCGACGAATCACGAATAGATTTGAAGCATCTTCATCGGTTGGTGCATTCGCATTACGCTTTCAAAAGCAATATTACCGAT GCTGGACATCGACTACCTCGATATAGTATAGTAAATTGGGCAGTTTGTACACCAGCATCGTGTAATTTTAAAGATGTTGAAACATCTCTTCATGATATTCTTACACGATATACTTCTCAAACTGGTCTAAAGATTACAGTAAAAGTGAATAAAGAAATGTGtcaagtaaaaagaaaatctatacCAAATGAAACTATGTTTGTTag TTTATTTTTCATGGCTATATTTGCATTAACAATCATAGCAGCATGTTatgatcattataaaataccaACAAGTGAActacttttatcattttctttgaaaCGAAACTTTAAAAAGCTTATATCACTAGAACGAGGACAAAATGATATAGCTACACTTCATGGTGTAAGAGCTATAAATGCTATGATGTTGGTTTTAGCGCATAAAAGCAtggctcttttttttaatccttattCAAATAGAACAGAAATGAGCGAA tatcTTGGTAAACCATGGACTGTCATAGGAAGAGCTGCTAGTCTTTATACGGATCCATTTATAATGCTTTCTGGTCTATTAACGtcatattcttttattgaaaaattaaaaaaaaatggcaatttaaatattaaagatgaaTATTTGTCTCGTCTAATTAG aatagtaCCACCTTTAGCAACTCTGATATTGTTGTGCACTTATGTATTACCTTATTTTGGTTCTGGACCACAATGGAACTTGGTGGTAACTGAACatgcaaatatttgtaaaagaacatggtggagaaattttttatttatccataaTTATTTTGGTTTTGAGTCTAtg tgtCTCACACATACTCATCACCTAGGTATAGATactcaattatttattctttcaccTTTAATGATACTTTTCCTTTATAAGAAGCCAAAGACTGGAActgtttttcttattatatgtGCTTTACTTTCAACAGCACTTCGATATTTTGTTacttattataagaaattaaataattatgttttttttggTACATc aataaaacaattatatgatactgcaaattattcatatattctacCATCACATAGACTGACTGTTTATATAATAGGAATTTTCATAggttatttattaagatatttaccTAAAGATTATAAGatgaataaa ataactCTATATGTAGGTTGGATTTTATGTACAATAATGTTTTGTTGTGCATTTTTTGGACCTGCACATATGggatctataaattatatatataatccgaTAGATGCAGCAATGTATAATGCATTTGCTCCTATTGGTTGGTGTGCAATTTTTGCATGGGTAATTGTGATGCATCATACTGGAAATACAaatg gttGGTTTGGTAAATTTTTAGCATGGAAAGGTTTTCTAATCACTACAAAATTGAgttatgcaatatatttaacaCAGTTTCCAATATTCTTTTACAATGTTGGAAGCATTCGAAGTGCTGAGCATTTTGAATTCTTTAGCATGCAA tTCAATTTACATGAACTTTTGTGGATTATTATGTTGTCAATAACTCTCACTTTACTAATTGATACaccatttcaaaatattaaaaattatttaatgagaaaatcttcaaaaacaacgaaattgttaaaaatgcaataa
- the LOC551934 gene encoding uncharacterized protein LOC551934 isoform X1, with amino-acid sequence MLYSTHSTHADSKALTAEAYVVIPVFSDRYLTTYTEEKRYQHLDALKKMLTPGRSGPISPEEIGNGPDTKDPGATGNGSGTYARGTRAPTAYETDERAKEFLSTGRTGRRNALTEILSHHAETGMLDLPDRFEELTMETGQTNNSSQDSNSPGTSKQQG; translated from the exons ATGCTGTATAGCACTCACAGCACCCACGCTGACAGTAAAGCTCTGACTGCAGAAGCGTATGTTGTTATCCCAGTGTTCAGTGATAGATACCTAACTACGTACACGGAAGAGAAACGCTATCAACATCTCGATG CATTGAAAAAGATGCTAACGCCGGGACGATCGGGACCAATCAGTCCCGAGGAGATCGGCAATGGACCTGATACAAAAGATCCTGGTGCAACAGGAAATGGTTCAGGGACGTATGCGCGTGGTACGCGCGCCCCAACCGCATATGAGACTGATGAAAGGGCAAAAGAGTTCCTTTCGACCGGAAGAACTGGAAGGAGAAATGCTCTAACGGAAATCTTGAGTCACCATGCAGAAACAGGAATGTTGGATTTGCCAGATCGTTTTGAAGAGCTCACCATGGAAACAG GTCAAACGAATAACAGCAGTCAAGATTCAAATTCACCGGGTACTTCAAAACAGCAAGGTTGA
- the LOC551934 gene encoding uncharacterized protein LOC551934 isoform X2, producing MVKLRKVSVTGRNYLAVFGYSTFKGYRRKRLVHEKALKKMLTPGRSGPISPEEIGNGPDTKDPGATGNGSGTYARGTRAPTAYETDERAKEFLSTGRTGRRNALTEILSHHAETGMLDLPDRFEELTMETGQTNNSSQDSNSPGTSKQQG from the exons ATG gTGAAGCTGCGCAAAGTATCAGTGACAGGGAGAAATTACCTTGCCGTTTTCGGTTATTCGACATTCAAAGGATACAGAAGAAAACGTCTTGTGCATGAAAAAG CATTGAAAAAGATGCTAACGCCGGGACGATCGGGACCAATCAGTCCCGAGGAGATCGGCAATGGACCTGATACAAAAGATCCTGGTGCAACAGGAAATGGTTCAGGGACGTATGCGCGTGGTACGCGCGCCCCAACCGCATATGAGACTGATGAAAGGGCAAAAGAGTTCCTTTCGACCGGAAGAACTGGAAGGAGAAATGCTCTAACGGAAATCTTGAGTCACCATGCAGAAACAGGAATGTTGGATTTGCCAGATCGTTTTGAAGAGCTCACCATGGAAACAG GTCAAACGAATAACAGCAGTCAAGATTCAAATTCACCGGGTACTTCAAAACAGCAAGGTTGA